Genomic DNA from Candidatus Limnocylindria bacterium:
GCGGAACACCGTGCTCGACGCGATGTTCACGATGCTCCCGCCGCCCGACTTGCGGAGGTAGGGAAGCACCGACTTGCATCCGTACCACGCCGCCTTGGTGTTGAGCGTGAAGGCCTGATCCCATTCGGCGTCGGGGATGTCCTCGAAGTTGCAGCGCGTGATCGGGATGACGTTCAGCATCCCGGCGTTGTTCACGAGCCCGCTGATGCCACCGAACTCCTTTGCGGCCCCGGCGGCCGCCCGCTCGAAGGCCGCGAGATCGCGCACGTCGGTCTTGATCGCGATGGCCTTGCCTTTCTTCGCGCGGATGCCGGCCGCGACCTCTTCGTTGCGCGCACCGTCGATGTCCAGCAGCGCGACGTTCGCGCCATCGGCCGCGAGCCGTTCGCTGTACGCGCGCCCGATGCCGTGCGCGGCACCGCTGACGAGGATCGTCTTGCCTTCGAGTCGCATGTGTTCTCTCCCTCGGCTGATGTCCGACGCGTTTAGATTGACACAGTGAGCCTCGCCATCGGCGCGCGACGTCGGCTGGGGATATTCGGACAGGGCCCGTTCGCGGTGTACTGGACCGGCGGATTCCTCTCGAACGTCGGGACGTGGCTGCAGGCGGTCGCGGGGTCCGTCTTCGTGTACGACCGTACCGGCTCCGCGTTCGCCGTCGGCGTGCTCAACTTCGCGACCTTCATCCCGATCGTGCTGTTCTCGCTCCCCGGTGGCGTGATCTCGGACCGCAGAGACCGCCGCGCCATCGTCATCGCGACGCAGGTCATCTCCGGCGTATTCGCCGTCAGCCTGGCGCTGCTCACGTTCGCGGGCGCGGCGACCGAGCTGCATGTCATCGCGACCGCGTTCGCGCTGCAGACGTCCTGGGCCGTGGCCAAGCCCGCGCTCACCGCGATGCTGCCCGCGCTCGTGACGCGTGATGAGCTTCCGCAGGCCGTCGGGCTCAACACACTGCAGTTCATGACCGGTCAGCTGGTCGGGCCGCTGCTCGCCACACTGGTGCTTGCCACGGGCGGTTACGCGTGGGCATTCGCGATCAACGCGGCGACGTTCCTCGCGCCGATCATCGCGATGGTCTATCTCTATCGCCACGGACTGGGCGGGTCGCTGGAGACCGCCGCGACCCGCGCGTCCCTGGCGCGTCAGAGCATCACCGCGTACGTGCGGACACAGCCGTGGATCGCTTTTGTTCTTCTCGCCGTCGTGATGACGAGCGCCATCAGCGAGGTCGTTCGCACGACTGCACCGGTGCTGGTGACGGAACGGCTCGGCCGCCCGAGCAGCGACGCGGGGCTCGTCATCGCCGCGCAGGGCCTCGGTTACGTGGGCGGGATCCTCGTCCTCACCCTTCTCCGGCGCCGCGACGTGGCGCGCACGGTCGCGTCCTTCGGCCTCGTCCTCCAGGCGTGCGGCCTGATGGTCGCGAGCGCGGCGACCGCGTTGGCGGTCGCCGCGGTCGGTCTCATCGCGATCGGCATGGGCTTCGCGCTGTGCCTGCCCGTCGTCACCGCGGCGCTGCAATCAGAGGTGCCAGATCACATCCGCGGTCGGCTGATGTCGTTCCACCAGATCGCGCTTCTCGGCAACCGCCCCTTCACCGCGCTCGCCGCGGGC
This window encodes:
- a CDS encoding SDR family oxidoreductase, encoding MRLEGKTILVSGAAHGIGRAYSERLAADGANVALLDIDGARNEEVAAGIRAKKGKAIAIKTDVRDLAAFERAAAGAAKEFGGISGLVNNAGMLNVIPITRCNFEDIPDAEWDQAFTLNTKAAWYGCKSVLPYLRKSGGGSIVNIASSTVFRGVPTRAHYVASKSALIGFSRTLARELGGAWIRVNVVCPGSTLSEEEPNEETVAMREAPVKVRCLQRVEKPGDLVGTIAFLMSDDSEFITGQTLLVDGGSAFN
- a CDS encoding MFS transporter gives rise to the protein MSLAIGARRRLGIFGQGPFAVYWTGGFLSNVGTWLQAVAGSVFVYDRTGSAFAVGVLNFATFIPIVLFSLPGGVISDRRDRRAIVIATQVISGVFAVSLALLTFAGAATELHVIATAFALQTSWAVAKPALTAMLPALVTRDELPQAVGLNTLQFMTGQLVGPLLATLVLATGGYAWAFAINAATFLAPIIAMVYLYRHGLGGSLETAATRASLARQSITAYVRTQPWIAFVLLAVVMTSAISEVVRTTAPVLVTERLGRPSSDAGLVIAAQGLGYVGGILVLTLLRRRDVARTVASFGLVLQACGLMVASAATALAVAAVGLIAIGMGFALCLPVVTAALQSEVPDHIRGRLMSFHQIALLGNRPFTALAAGAIAATFGVPAALLAATLFVPVGLFAVRAAWRNLGAQSPAVSAQVSL